The proteins below come from a single Dermacentor albipictus isolate Rhodes 1998 colony chromosome 7, USDA_Dalb.pri_finalv2, whole genome shotgun sequence genomic window:
- the LOC139047922 gene encoding uncharacterized protein, with protein MQTITERTFYNYQRAYLLPAINELFHRKQADVANELAGLQVDLAGDGRCDSPGYSAKYITCSLLSMQHGCILHTEQVQVGEVNHNRHPCATRYCRVERPDIKHWFDAWHVAEGLKKKLLAASCKHEVIRPWFQGILNHLDWVAAMSQGYEELDVSMCRSLLNHVCNKHDGHDGPYKKCLHDSLEDREWLKPTSPAFIRLKSIVDNTRLVNDMRRLSPEVQTFSLESFHSMLNRFARKSNAFSADRMQERTRLAVLHFNENAARHQALTRDGEQRWKIISSKARRGEATSLWP; from the exons ATGCAGACCATCACAGAACGGACCTTCTACAACTACCAGAGGGCCTACTTGCTGCCTGCCATAAATGAG CTTTTCCACCGTAAGCAAGCTGATGTGGCCAATGAGCTTGCTGGCTTGCAAGTCGACCTGGCAGGTGACGGGCGATGTGACTCTCCAGGCTACAGTGCCAAGTACATTACATGCAGTCTGCTTTCTATGCAGCATGGCTGCATTTTGCACACAGAACAAGTGCAAGTTGGAGAGGTAAACCATA ACCGGCATCCGTGTGCCACCCGATACTGCCGTGTGGAAAGGCCAGACATAAAGCACTGGTTTGATGCTTGGCATGTTGCTGAAG GTCTGAAAAAAAAGCTCCTGGCTGCTAGTTGCAAACATGAAGTTATCAGACCATGGTTCCAGGGTATCCTAAACCACCTCGACTGGGTGGCTGCCATGAGCCAAGGTTATGAAGAACTTGATGTTAGCATGTGTAGAAGCCTCCTCAACCATGTGTGCAACAAACACGATGGCCACGATGGACCCTACAAAAAATGCCTCCATGACTCCCTTGAAGATAGGGAATGGTTGAAGCCAA CATCGCCTGCATTTATTCGTCTTAAGAGCATTGTGGACAACACGAGATTAGTGAATGACATGCGCCGGCTCTCACCCGAGGTGCAAACATTCTCGTTGGAGTCCTTCCACAGCATGCTCAATCGGTTTGCTCGAAAGTCAAACGCCTTCTCAGCGGACCGAATGCAAGAGAG GACGAGGCTTGCTGTGCTCCACTTCAATGAGAATGCTGCACGGCACCAAGCACTCACTCGGGATGGAGAGCAGCGTTGGAAAATTATATCCTCCAAGGCGAGGCGAGGCGAGGCCACTTCACTGTGGCCATAG